One Rhizobiales bacterium GAS188 DNA window includes the following coding sequences:
- a CDS encoding Patatin-like phospholipase: MTGEFNPFRVLSLDGGGMRGTYTATYLDRVAANFAQRRGVDALDIGGAFDLIVGTSTGAIIACALAVGVPPGAVVDLYRDNGTAIFRRPLPEGILGVPRDHLCRPAALKAGDAALRAALTSVLGQKTVREIYDERGIALALTTVEMSQHRAWVFKTPHFAGTSRRDDGYTLVDVCLASSAAPMFRSMAAVDHADGSGKGFNVFVDGGLWANNPVLIGLIEALDMAAPGQCIEIYCLGTCPMPAGEQIPRDAVDRGLTQWRFGGDAAALAIDAQQFAYDHMAKKLARQVNRPCTVVRFPSDKVPAALIPYLGLDDARPEALNALINQARTDADMTNSKCAYRESDPDAELICSLFEAAPVRTNPLFARPPFRAAETKGQSEPNPKAKG, translated from the coding sequence ATGACGGGTGAATTTAATCCGTTCCGTGTGCTCAGCTTGGACGGCGGCGGTATGCGGGGAACTTATACGGCCACATATCTCGACCGGGTCGCCGCAAACTTTGCGCAGCGCCGCGGCGTCGATGCGCTCGATATTGGCGGCGCGTTCGACCTTATCGTTGGCACCAGCACGGGGGCGATTATCGCCTGTGCGCTGGCGGTCGGCGTTCCCCCCGGTGCTGTCGTCGACCTCTATCGTGACAACGGCACAGCAATCTTTCGCCGGCCGCTGCCGGAAGGAATTCTCGGCGTGCCGCGCGATCACCTCTGCCGGCCGGCTGCGCTGAAGGCGGGTGACGCTGCCTTGCGCGCAGCGCTGACCAGCGTGCTCGGCCAAAAGACGGTGCGCGAAATTTACGATGAGCGCGGGATCGCGCTGGCGCTGACGACGGTCGAGATGAGCCAGCACCGCGCCTGGGTGTTCAAGACGCCGCATTTCGCGGGAACCAGCCGCCGGGATGACGGCTACACGCTGGTTGACGTCTGCCTCGCATCTTCCGCTGCCCCGATGTTTAGGTCGATGGCCGCCGTCGATCACGCGGATGGAAGCGGCAAGGGCTTCAATGTCTTTGTCGATGGCGGGCTTTGGGCAAACAATCCGGTCCTGATCGGCCTGATCGAGGCTCTGGACATGGCGGCCCCGGGGCAGTGCATCGAAATATATTGCCTCGGCACCTGCCCGATGCCGGCAGGCGAGCAAATTCCGCGCGACGCCGTCGACCGCGGCCTCACGCAGTGGAGGTTCGGCGGTGACGCCGCCGCCCTGGCCATCGATGCGCAGCAGTTCGCCTATGACCACATGGCGAAGAAGCTCGCCCGGCAAGTGAACCGCCCATGCACCGTCGTCCGCTTTCCGAGCGACAAGGTGCCGGCGGCGCTCATTCCCTATCTCGGCCTCGACGACGCCCGTCCCGAAGCCCTGAACGCGCTCATCAATCAGGCGCGCACCGACGCCGACATGACCAACAGCAAATGCGCCTACCGCGAAAGCGATCCCGACGCGGAATTGATCTGCTCCCTGTTCGAAGCCGCCCCGGTGCGAACCAACCCGCTCTTTGCCCGTCCGCCTTTCCGGGCAGCTGAAACGAAAGGCCAATCTGAACCAAACCCCAAAGCCAAAGGATGA
- a CDS encoding DNA-binding transcriptional regulator, LysR family, translating into MKRDDLYDLAAFAVVADQGSFTRAAAELRMSQSALSHAMKALEERLGVRLLSRTTRSVSTTEAGETLLRSLRPALADIASGVDAVGALRGKPTGTVRITATKHAVSSVVMPVLPAFLAAHPDIRVDMIIDDNLTDIVANRMDAGIRFGDIVEMDMIAVRIGPDIRMAVVGAPAYFADHLVPRTPRELSGHRCINYRHIKTGGLYAWDFEEKGRPFQVRVDGPLVFNNSDLIREAALAGQGLAYVYEDEVADDIEAGRLTRILGKWCPTFPGYYLYHPSRRQTPAALAALIAALRYKP; encoded by the coding sequence ATGAAACGGGACGACCTGTACGACCTTGCGGCCTTCGCGGTCGTCGCGGACCAGGGCAGCTTTACTCGGGCGGCAGCCGAGCTCCGTATGTCCCAATCAGCGTTGAGCCACGCCATGAAGGCCTTGGAGGAGCGACTAGGCGTGCGGCTCCTGTCCCGGACCACACGCTCGGTATCGACGACCGAGGCAGGCGAGACACTGCTGCGCTCCCTTCGGCCCGCACTAGCGGACATTGCCTCCGGAGTGGATGCGGTCGGCGCCCTTCGCGGGAAGCCGACCGGCACAGTCCGCATCACCGCGACCAAGCATGCGGTCTCGTCCGTCGTCATGCCGGTCTTGCCAGCCTTCCTGGCCGCACATCCCGATATCCGGGTGGATATGATCATCGACGATAATCTGACCGACATCGTCGCGAACCGGATGGACGCCGGCATACGCTTCGGAGACATCGTCGAGATGGACATGATCGCGGTCCGGATCGGGCCGGACATCCGGATGGCCGTCGTCGGCGCTCCAGCGTATTTCGCCGATCATCTGGTTCCCCGGACGCCGCGTGAGCTCTCAGGCCATCGCTGCATCAACTACCGGCACATCAAGACAGGTGGGCTGTATGCCTGGGATTTCGAGGAGAAGGGGCGGCCATTCCAGGTTCGCGTTGACGGCCCCCTTGTATTCAACAACTCCGATCTGATCCGGGAGGCAGCGCTTGCTGGCCAAGGCCTGGCCTACGTCTACGAGGATGAGGTAGCCGATGATATTGAGGCCGGGCGGCTCACGCGGATTCTAGGGAAATGGTGCCCGACTTTTCCAGGCTACTATCTCTATCACCCCAGTCGCCGCCAGACGCCTGCCGCGCTGGCCGCACTCATCGCAGCCCTTCGCTACAAACCTTAG
- a CDS encoding 2,4-dienoyl-CoA reductase codes for MNKIRHKLFEPFAFANGIALRNRVVMAPMTTWAGNAAGTVSDEELAYYRRRVNGVGLVITGCTHVLPNGMGFTHEFASYDDNFVPSLRRLAEAAKSGGASAVLQIFHAGNKAVPELVPDGEVVSASTVTTEAGPFSPAVTPRALANQEILHVVRAFGEATRRAIEAGFDGIELHGAHGFLIQNFLSPRFNRRTDEWGGSRENRMRFPLAVVEEVKRVIDAHATRPFLLGYRISPDEPDEGGLRIDDTLVLLDRLIDSGIDYIHASLTNLLGAKPIGHAGERTTAELILERVGGRLPVIAAGQVRKPDQAEIALELGLSLVAVGQGLVMNPDWVELAKSNLDERIDTALSPSKVPLIAIPGKLWTVMEATTGWFTLQTPLERAAAEAQLEPTA; via the coding sequence GTGAATAAGATACGCCACAAGCTCTTCGAGCCGTTCGCCTTCGCGAACGGAATTGCCCTGCGCAACCGGGTCGTGATGGCACCCATGACGACGTGGGCCGGCAATGCCGCCGGGACGGTCTCCGACGAGGAGCTGGCGTATTATCGCCGCAGGGTGAACGGCGTTGGCCTCGTGATCACGGGGTGCACCCACGTCTTGCCGAACGGCATGGGCTTCACCCATGAGTTCGCATCATATGATGACAACTTCGTTCCGAGTCTGCGGCGTTTGGCGGAGGCCGCCAAGAGCGGCGGCGCGTCCGCCGTGCTCCAGATCTTCCATGCAGGCAACAAGGCAGTCCCTGAGCTGGTGCCCGACGGCGAGGTCGTCAGCGCGAGCACCGTAACCACCGAGGCTGGCCCCTTCAGTCCCGCAGTCACCCCACGAGCGCTCGCGAATCAAGAGATCCTCCATGTCGTTCGCGCATTCGGGGAGGCGACGCGACGTGCGATCGAAGCGGGCTTCGACGGCATCGAGCTGCACGGAGCGCATGGCTTTCTGATCCAGAACTTTCTCTCGCCACGCTTCAATCGGCGGACGGACGAATGGGGGGGCTCGCGTGAGAACCGCATGCGCTTTCCGCTGGCCGTGGTGGAGGAGGTCAAGCGGGTCATCGACGCCCACGCCACGCGGCCTTTCCTCCTCGGCTATCGCATCTCTCCAGACGAGCCCGACGAGGGTGGGCTGCGGATCGATGACACACTTGTGCTCTTGGATAGGCTCATCGACAGCGGCATCGATTACATTCATGCCTCGCTGACGAACTTGCTCGGGGCCAAGCCTATCGGCCACGCGGGAGAGAGGACGACGGCGGAGCTGATCCTTGAGCGTGTCGGCGGACGCCTGCCCGTCATCGCCGCAGGCCAAGTCAGGAAGCCCGATCAGGCCGAGATTGCTCTGGAGCTTGGGCTGTCGCTGGTCGCTGTCGGTCAGGGCCTGGTGATGAACCCGGATTGGGTCGAGCTGGCGAAGAGTAATCTCGACGAGCGAATCGACACCGCCTTGAGCCCGTCGAAGGTTCCGCTCATCGCCATTCCCGGCAAGCTGTGGACGGTGATGGAGGCGACCACTGGCTGGTTCACGCTTCAGACCCCGCTGGAGCGCGCTGCAGCGGAAGCGCAGCTCGAACCGACTGCATGA
- a CDS encoding Uncharacterized conserved protein, DUF1330 family, whose protein sequence is MIANYTIKDQATFQKYMEAAGPLAPKYGGKIIVFNLNAGAVEGEPKSVMAIAQFPSVSEAHRFYDSSEYTAARKFRIAATEGSVVITEGLVPPKQ, encoded by the coding sequence ATGATCGCGAACTACACGATCAAGGATCAGGCGACCTTCCAGAAATACATGGAAGCTGCTGGGCCGCTTGCCCCGAAATACGGCGGCAAGATCATCGTCTTCAACCTCAATGCGGGGGCCGTGGAAGGCGAGCCGAAATCGGTCATGGCCATCGCCCAGTTTCCGAGCGTTTCCGAAGCGCATCGGTTCTACGATTCTTCAGAATACACGGCGGCAAGGAAGTTCCGTATTGCTGCGACCGAAGGCTCGGTCGTGATCACGGAAGGGTTAGTGCCCCCAAAGCAGTGA
- a CDS encoding isoquinoline 1-oxidoreductase, alpha subunit: MAYDLRINGDQRSVDVDGDTPLLWVIRDVLGMTGTKYGCGIAQCGACTVHIDGQPARSCQTPIESVGSSAITTIEAIYKTPSGLKIQKAWQDLDVVQCGYCQSGQIMSAAALLSEKPSPTDADIDEAMSGNLCRCGTYVRIRAAIKHAATLGANAKQGG, encoded by the coding sequence ATGGCGTACGATCTGAGGATCAACGGCGATCAGCGCAGCGTGGACGTTGATGGTGATACGCCGCTGCTCTGGGTCATCCGCGACGTGCTGGGAATGACCGGCACCAAATACGGATGCGGCATCGCCCAGTGCGGTGCCTGCACCGTCCACATCGATGGCCAGCCGGCACGGTCCTGCCAGACCCCCATCGAGAGCGTCGGCAGCTCGGCGATCACGACGATCGAGGCGATCTACAAGACCCCAAGCGGACTGAAGATTCAGAAGGCGTGGCAGGATCTCGACGTCGTGCAGTGCGGATACTGCCAGTCCGGGCAGATCATGTCGGCGGCCGCCCTGCTGTCGGAGAAACCCAGTCCGACAGATGCCGACATCGACGAGGCCATGTCGGGCAATCTTTGCCGCTGTGGCACCTATGTTCGCATTCGCGCCGCCATCAAACACGCCGCCACGCTCGGCGCCAACGCGAAGCAGGGAGGCTGA
- a CDS encoding isoquinoline 1-oxidoreductase/isoquinoline 1-oxidoreductase, beta subunit has product MYMKDVPSEGSPVDVPLSRRSFLRAGVVAGGGLLISIHAPVPGVDCAAAATASAGNFAPGAFIRIDQTGVTAIIPQVEIGQGVYTSMPMLIAEELEIEPSQIKVEHAPPNDKLYANPKIGFQATGGSTSIAAFYEPFRQAGAVARTMLVAAAAQTWRVDASTCRTENGAVIHDVSKRRLTYGDLAAKAATLPAPEKVALKDPKDFKIIGRSLKRRDSVDKTTGRAQYSIDFALPSMKIAVVQASPIIGGKLAGMDETAALTVAGVRKVVRFDDTVAIIADHTGAARKGLAALNPRWEGGAATYSTADLVSALDKAIAGGAVVKTNDGDVKNALSVAAKTLEARYEAPLLAHATMEPMTCTARITADGCDVWIGTQVIARVQSAVAEAMGLPVEKVRVHNFLMGGAFGRRLETDYAVQAVMIAKQVDFPVKVIWTREEDFQHDAFRPHYVDKLSAGLDANGVPKAFSHRIAASSVMARWTPAWFVNGLDPDAVDGAAGPYKFSDQLIEYSRSEPPPGLMTGWWRGVGVTHNAFVVESFIDEMAGAAGKDPVEFRRLLLADSPRAKTVLDLAAEKAGWGTPMPAGKGRGVSLILLFGTYVAQVAEVSINAQGEVQLDRVVCAVDCGRVVNPDGAKAQIEGGIVFGASAALHGAIDIEKGRVLQTNFDTYRVMRIDEAPMIEVHFVDSDQPPSGTGEPGTAAIAGAIANAVSAITGKRLRKLPIDRRAISG; this is encoded by the coding sequence ATGTATATGAAGGATGTTCCCTCCGAGGGATCACCCGTCGACGTTCCGCTGTCGAGGCGTTCCTTCCTGCGAGCCGGCGTCGTCGCTGGAGGCGGCTTGTTGATTTCGATCCACGCGCCTGTGCCAGGTGTAGATTGCGCGGCCGCCGCGACTGCCTCGGCCGGGAACTTCGCGCCGGGCGCCTTCATCAGGATCGATCAGACCGGGGTGACAGCCATCATTCCACAGGTCGAAATCGGGCAAGGCGTCTACACATCGATGCCGATGCTGATCGCGGAAGAGCTGGAAATCGAGCCCAGCCAGATCAAAGTCGAGCATGCCCCACCAAACGACAAGCTTTATGCCAATCCGAAAATCGGGTTCCAGGCCACAGGCGGCTCCACCTCCATTGCCGCGTTCTACGAGCCGTTCCGGCAGGCCGGTGCCGTGGCGCGCACGATGCTGGTCGCGGCAGCGGCACAGACATGGCGCGTCGACGCTTCCACGTGCCGCACTGAGAACGGAGCCGTGATTCATGACGTGAGCAAACGCCGCCTGACCTACGGCGACTTGGCGGCCAAGGCAGCCACGCTGCCAGCGCCAGAGAAGGTCGCGCTGAAGGATCCGAAGGACTTCAAGATCATCGGAAGGTCGCTCAAGCGGCGAGATTCCGTCGACAAGACGACTGGCCGGGCCCAGTACAGCATCGATTTCGCGCTGCCCAGCATGAAGATCGCCGTGGTCCAGGCTTCACCCATCATCGGCGGCAAGCTTGCAGGCATGGACGAGACGGCGGCCCTTACCGTCGCCGGCGTCCGGAAGGTGGTCCGCTTCGACGATACCGTGGCCATCATTGCCGACCATACCGGAGCGGCCAGAAAGGGGCTCGCTGCGCTCAACCCCCGATGGGAAGGCGGTGCTGCGACCTACTCGACGGCCGATCTGGTGAGCGCCCTCGACAAGGCAATCGCCGGCGGCGCCGTGGTCAAGACCAACGACGGCGACGTCAAGAACGCACTCTCCGTTGCGGCAAAGACGCTCGAAGCTAGGTATGAGGCGCCGCTGCTCGCCCATGCGACGATGGAGCCAATGACCTGCACGGCCAGGATCACGGCGGATGGCTGCGACGTCTGGATCGGAACCCAGGTGATTGCCCGTGTCCAGTCCGCGGTTGCCGAGGCCATGGGCCTTCCTGTCGAGAAGGTGCGCGTGCACAACTTCCTGATGGGCGGGGCGTTTGGTCGCCGGCTGGAAACCGACTACGCCGTGCAAGCGGTGATGATCGCCAAGCAAGTCGACTTCCCGGTCAAGGTCATCTGGACGCGCGAGGAGGACTTCCAGCACGACGCGTTTCGCCCGCATTACGTCGACAAACTGTCAGCGGGACTGGACGCGAACGGTGTGCCAAAGGCCTTCTCGCACCGCATCGCGGCTTCCAGTGTAATGGCCCGCTGGACGCCGGCCTGGTTCGTCAACGGACTCGACCCCGATGCGGTCGATGGCGCGGCCGGCCCCTATAAGTTCAGCGACCAGCTCATCGAGTATAGCCGCTCGGAACCACCGCCCGGACTCATGACCGGCTGGTGGCGCGGCGTCGGCGTTACTCACAACGCCTTTGTTGTCGAAAGCTTCATCGACGAGATGGCCGGGGCGGCGGGCAAGGACCCTGTCGAATTCCGGAGGCTCCTCCTGGCGGATTCGCCGCGCGCAAAGACGGTCCTCGATCTTGCGGCCGAGAAAGCCGGTTGGGGCACGCCGATGCCTGCCGGCAAAGGTCGCGGCGTCTCGCTGATCCTGCTGTTTGGAACTTACGTGGCGCAAGTGGCCGAGGTCTCGATCAATGCCCAGGGTGAAGTGCAGCTCGACCGCGTCGTCTGCGCGGTCGACTGCGGGCGGGTCGTCAACCCGGATGGCGCCAAGGCTCAGATCGAGGGCGGTATCGTCTTTGGTGCCAGCGCGGCGCTCCATGGCGCGATCGACATCGAGAAGGGCCGCGTCCTTCAAACCAACTTCGACACCTACAGGGTCATGCGGATCGACGAGGCCCCCATGATCGAGGTCCATTTTGTCGATAGCGACCAACCGCCCAGCGGCACTGGCGAGCCCGGGACCGCGGCAATCGCGGGAGCAATCGCCAACGCAGTCTCTGCGATTACTGGCAAGCGGCTGCGCAAGCTTCCCATCGATAGACGCGCGATCAGCGGATGA
- a CDS encoding cytochrome c: MRFKFLILVLPLFGAHSGLAIAQEGAAERGRVLFQQQCGSCHQVAQPRNGIGPTLQGLVGRAAGSVEGSNYSPALKGSGITWTPEALDSYLTNPAAMVRGTRMAQRVPDEQQRRDIIEFLKAPR; encoded by the coding sequence GTGCGATTCAAGTTCCTTATTCTCGTTCTGCCTCTATTTGGAGCGCATTCGGGTCTCGCGATCGCGCAGGAGGGCGCCGCCGAGCGTGGGCGAGTGCTCTTCCAGCAGCAATGCGGCTCCTGTCATCAGGTAGCGCAGCCGCGCAACGGCATCGGCCCGACCTTGCAGGGCTTGGTTGGCAGGGCTGCCGGATCCGTGGAAGGGTCCAACTACTCCCCGGCTCTCAAGGGCTCAGGCATCACCTGGACGCCCGAGGCCCTCGACAGCTACCTGACCAACCCGGCCGCCATGGTACGAGGCACGCGCATGGCGCAGCGCGTGCCGGACGAGCAGCAGCGCCGGGACATCATCGAGTTTCTCAAGGCGCCCAGATGA
- a CDS encoding Predicted oxidoreductase: MRKRDLGKSGLTVSELGFGCMSLSSGYGPPLEKQPAIAVMRAAYEGGVTFFDTAEVYGLTANEELVGEAIAPFRDQVVIATKFGFDLDAYPGLNSRPEHIKKVADASLKRLKTDVIDLFYQHRVDPNVAIEDVAGAVKDLIQEGKVKHFGLSEATARTIRRAHAVQPLSAVQNEYSLWTRDWEANVLPTCEELGIGFVPWSPMGQGFLTGKITRSTTFDSASDLRAVFPRFSPEAIRANQPVLDLLNEIATRKQATPAQIALAWLLAQKPWIVPIPGTTKLKHLEENLGAAQVSLNGTDLRDIANAFAAIQVQGERLSEEYMESIDR; encoded by the coding sequence ATGCGTAAGCGTGATCTTGGAAAAAGTGGCCTGACGGTTTCGGAGCTCGGCTTTGGCTGCATGAGCCTGAGCTCTGGCTACGGACCGCCCCTTGAGAAGCAGCCGGCCATCGCCGTCATGCGAGCGGCATATGAGGGCGGCGTTACCTTCTTTGACACGGCTGAGGTTTACGGACTTACGGCCAATGAGGAACTAGTGGGTGAAGCGATCGCGCCGTTCCGCGACCAGGTGGTGATCGCTACGAAGTTCGGGTTCGACCTGGATGCCTATCCCGGCCTGAACAGCCGCCCCGAGCACATCAAGAAAGTCGCGGACGCATCCCTCAAGCGATTGAAGACCGACGTGATCGACCTCTTCTATCAGCATCGTGTCGATCCGAATGTTGCGATCGAGGATGTTGCCGGCGCCGTGAAGGATCTCATTCAAGAAGGTAAGGTCAAGCACTTCGGCCTGTCAGAGGCGACCGCCCGAACGATCCGGCGTGCCCATGCCGTTCAGCCGCTCAGCGCCGTGCAAAATGAATACTCGCTGTGGACCCGCGACTGGGAGGCCAACGTGTTACCGACCTGCGAGGAACTTGGCATCGGTTTCGTGCCGTGGAGCCCGATGGGCCAAGGTTTCCTGACAGGGAAGATCACAAGGAGCACCACGTTTGACAGTGCGTCCGACCTCAGAGCTGTGTTCCCCCGCTTTAGTCCCGAGGCAATTCGCGCCAACCAGCCCGTGCTCGATCTACTGAACGAGATCGCAACGCGGAAACAAGCGACGCCAGCGCAGATCGCTCTTGCTTGGCTGCTGGCGCAGAAGCCTTGGATCGTGCCGATCCCGGGGACAACCAAGCTCAAGCACCTCGAAGAAAATTTGGGTGCCGCCCAGGTCAGCTTGAATGGTACGGACCTGCGCGACATCGCGAATGCCTTCGCTGCGATCCAGGTGCAGGGTGAGCGACTATCTGAAGAATACATGGAGAGCATCGACCGCTGA
- a CDS encoding Uncharacterized conserved protein YbjT, contains NAD(P)-binding and DUF2867 domains, which translates to MSEETISVLVVGATGSIGRYVVEEALRRGHGVRALVRDSATCRMPSEVDIVVGDLTRPQSLSPAVKDVDAIVFTHGSVGGGTSGAEAVDYGGVRNVLAALGRRKVRVALMTAIGVTDRGGAHDWKRRAERLVRASGLPYTIARPGWFDYNDPDQLQLVLLQGDKRQSGTPRDGVIARRQVASVLVRSLTSEQAARKTFELIAKTGPEQDEFEPLFAALDADKAGELDAAHDTENMALDQEPAQVLTDLANARANQA; encoded by the coding sequence ATGAGTGAGGAGACGATTTCCGTATTGGTTGTCGGCGCGACAGGCAGCATCGGTCGGTATGTCGTCGAGGAAGCTCTTCGCAGGGGACACGGCGTTCGCGCCTTGGTGCGCGACAGCGCGACGTGCCGGATGCCTTCAGAGGTAGACATTGTCGTCGGCGACCTGACACGTCCGCAATCGCTTTCGCCCGCCGTCAAGGACGTCGACGCTATCGTGTTCACGCACGGATCTGTGGGCGGCGGCACGTCAGGCGCAGAGGCGGTCGATTACGGCGGCGTGCGCAATGTTTTGGCTGCGCTTGGTCGCCGCAAGGTTCGCGTCGCGCTGATGACTGCCATCGGTGTGACCGACCGCGGAGGCGCGCATGACTGGAAGCGGCGCGCCGAGCGCCTGGTGCGGGCGAGTGGGCTTCCGTACACGATCGCGCGGCCCGGTTGGTTTGATTACAATGACCCCGACCAACTGCAGCTTGTGCTCCTTCAGGGCGACAAGCGGCAGTCGGGCACGCCTCGCGATGGTGTTATTGCGCGGCGTCAGGTGGCTAGCGTGCTGGTTCGCAGCTTGACCTCCGAACAGGCCGCGCGAAAGACATTTGAGCTCATTGCCAAAACCGGTCCTGAGCAGGATGAATTCGAACCCCTGTTTGCGGCCCTGGACGCGGACAAAGCCGGCGAATTGGATGCCGCGCACGACACTGAGAACATGGCGCTCGATCAAGAGCCGGCGCAGGTGCTCACGGATTTGGCTAACGCCAGGGCAAATCAGGCTTGA
- a CDS encoding Acetyl esterase/lipase, with protein sequence MLNLRLKIILEARMASRVFVWPFVYTALSLLTPACGEAAQDDRSVLTLSQTQVAPTVGRALSTNDSIQDLLNHPAFAGFAKLLLPWDDRRYDPSMRLTDIGTLMPYHSHVDPATSVAALNHMIAEANTGQAIFYSFYSERQKQEQPAKANTGLFFFRGKPGAPFAVISPGGGFAYVGSLHEGFPYAAEISDKGYNAFVLKYRAGYGAKAAVADLAAAITFIFSNAASLGVGTDGYSLWGSSAGARMAASIGSHGLMSFGGDDLPKPATVVMAYTAHADYSPNEPPTFVVAGEQDRIAPPSSMERRVSALRGAGTEVEYRKFYDLGHGFGPGIGTSAEGWLDDAIRFWEKAIKIGSRRGRRYE encoded by the coding sequence GTGCTCAACCTTCGGCTGAAGATCATCCTCGAGGCGCGGATGGCTTCGCGCGTCTTCGTTTGGCCCTTTGTCTATACCGCTCTCTCGCTATTGACCCCGGCGTGCGGGGAAGCGGCGCAGGATGACAGATCAGTGCTCACCCTCTCGCAAACGCAGGTCGCCCCCACCGTAGGGCGCGCCCTGTCCACCAATGACAGCATTCAGGATCTCCTCAATCATCCCGCGTTTGCTGGCTTTGCCAAGCTGCTCTTACCTTGGGATGATCGCCGATATGATCCCAGCATGCGGCTGACCGACATCGGCACACTCATGCCCTACCATAGTCACGTCGATCCGGCGACCAGCGTCGCCGCCCTCAATCACATGATCGCCGAAGCGAACACTGGGCAGGCCATCTTCTACAGCTTCTATTCGGAGAGGCAGAAGCAGGAGCAGCCGGCAAAAGCCAACACAGGTTTGTTCTTCTTTCGGGGAAAACCCGGAGCGCCGTTTGCCGTTATCTCACCTGGCGGCGGCTTCGCCTATGTCGGTTCCCTCCATGAAGGCTTTCCCTACGCGGCTGAGATCAGCGACAAGGGATACAACGCCTTTGTCCTGAAATACCGCGCGGGATACGGCGCGAAGGCTGCGGTCGCGGATTTGGCGGCAGCGATCACCTTCATTTTCAGTAACGCGGCATCGCTCGGTGTCGGCACCGACGGCTACTCGCTTTGGGGAAGTTCCGCAGGTGCCAGAATGGCGGCTAGCATCGGTTCGCATGGGCTAATGAGCTTTGGCGGCGACGATCTTCCCAAGCCAGCAACGGTGGTGATGGCCTATACGGCGCACGCCGATTATTCACCCAACGAACCGCCGACCTTTGTCGTCGCGGGCGAGCAAGACAGAATCGCACCTCCCTCCAGCATGGAACGGCGGGTGAGCGCGCTGCGCGGAGCAGGCACGGAGGTCGAGTATCGCAAGTTCTATGATCTCGGCCACGGCTTTGGACCAGGCATCGGCACCAGCGCCGAGGGATGGCTGGATGATGCGATCCGGTTCTGGGAAAAGGCCATCAAGATCGGCAGCCGACGAGGCAGGCGTTATGAGTGA
- a CDS encoding Predicted oxidoreductase, whose product MKKRKLSRDLEVSALGLGCMSMSALYGPPADKTEMINLIRAAHNRGVTLFDTAESYGPFVNEELVGEALAPIRDQVIIATKFGFDIDLATGERRGGTNSRPEHIKAVADACLKRLRTDRIDLFYQHRVDPAVPIEDVAGALKELIAQGRVRHFGLSEAGVQTIRRAHAVQPVTAVQSEYSLFWRGPEAELLLTLEKLEIGFVPFSPLGAGFLTGKIDENTKFDPTDFRNNVPRFSPEARKANMALVDVIKAVADRKDATPAQVALAWLLAQKPWIVPIPGTTKLHRLEENLGAVDLELTANDLNEINSEASKIKVQGERLPEAALKMTGH is encoded by the coding sequence ATGAAGAAACGAAAACTCAGTCGCGATCTCGAAGTCTCAGCCCTTGGCCTTGGCTGCATGAGCATGAGTGCCCTTTACGGGCCGCCAGCAGACAAGACCGAGATGATCAATCTCATCCGCGCCGCCCATAACCGCGGCGTGACGCTGTTCGACACGGCCGAGTCTTATGGCCCGTTCGTCAACGAGGAACTGGTGGGCGAGGCACTCGCGCCGATCCGCGACCAGGTCATCATTGCCACCAAGTTCGGTTTCGACATCGACCTCGCAACAGGGGAGCGCCGGGGCGGCACCAACAGTCGCCCGGAGCACATCAAGGCCGTGGCGGATGCGTGCCTCAAGCGCCTGCGCACCGACCGCATCGACCTTTTCTACCAGCACCGGGTCGACCCGGCTGTGCCGATCGAAGACGTAGCCGGCGCGCTCAAGGAACTGATCGCGCAAGGCAGGGTCAGGCATTTCGGCTTGTCGGAGGCGGGCGTCCAAACTATCCGCCGCGCTCATGCGGTTCAGCCCGTCACGGCGGTGCAAAGCGAGTATTCGCTCTTCTGGCGCGGCCCGGAAGCCGAGTTGCTCCTGACCCTCGAGAAGCTGGAGATCGGCTTCGTGCCATTCAGCCCGCTCGGAGCTGGTTTTCTCACCGGCAAGATCGACGAGAACACGAAATTCGATCCAACCGACTTCCGCAACAATGTGCCGCGCTTCTCGCCCGAAGCCCGCAAGGCCAATATGGCGCTGGTCGACGTGATCAAAGCCGTTGCGGACCGAAAGGACGCCACGCCGGCGCAAGTCGCGCTCGCCTGGCTGCTGGCGCAAAAGCCCTGGATCGTCCCAATCCCCGGTACGACCAAACTGCACCGTCTGGAGGAGAACCTCGGCGCCGTCGATCTCGAGCTGACCGCAAATGATCTCAATGAGATCAACTCGGAAGCCTCAAAAATCAAGGTTCAGGGCGAGCGCCTTCCGGAAGCCGCGCTCAAGATGACCGGCCATTGA